AAACAAACAGACCTCGATGATTGACAGCAGCAATCAAAACAGGTGCCACAGACAAACCTCACATTTGCAAAATGACCATCAGATCTCTCTTGTCTGTAAAAGGTGTCCAACAGTTTCATTACAACACTGTTCAACCAAACAGCATCTCCTGTTAGCTTGATCACCAGCAGGTATGAAGGCAGAAGCAGGAGGTTAAAATGCACTAACACTAAATTATGCTAAATATGCTAACACTGTGGCTAACCACGTGCTAATGCTAAAACCAAGCTTAACAACACTAATGGTAACACTGTAGCTAACAATATTCTGATATTTATGACAAGCCAACAGCAAAAAAATGCCACCAATTACAGCAagattaataacaataatggaGTGCATCTATAAAGTTGATTAAACTAGAAgtactcaaagtacaagtacatcaAAGTTGTACTTCAGGTAGGCTACTGTgcctgagtaaatgtactgcacTGGTTTTAGCCTACTTCTCTTATCCATAGAAGGCATGTTCAtacttttttctgctgtgattcGTTCATTTCCCTGAGTGGGATCAGCCTCTGCTACCCTTTGTTGTCCgtgttctgtctttttttgtgtttcttggacgggatgtaactgaaatggaatttctccttcgggagactaataaaggcatctgattctgattctgattctcgCTCCAGCTGCCAAACATTAGGACCCACTGATCCATCCAGGACCGTCTAAACCACCACAGTGTCGTGCTCCCCTGTACCTTGTTGACAACGTCTCCGAAGGTGAGGTTCGTCAATGCCATCCCAGCGTAGCGGCGCAGGGCCATGTTGATGGGGTCATTTTGCATGCCGTACATGTCCTGGTCCAGGTGGATCAGATCAGCCACTACCTGTAGACCACCTGCAGGAAAACACCAAGCTCTTAACACAATGTGTCACTGATGTTCGGAGAAACAAAAGACTTGTAGGTGTTTCACAAACCTAATTCATTCATGGCGCGTCTGTACTCCTCTTCAAAGGAAAGCTTCATGATGGCACACATGGCCTGACAGATCTGAGGGTCCACAGGTTCAGGGAtgtctgcagagaagaaaacaaatagTTTCATCAATGATAAATCTACTGGGGTCACTGATCAGTGGAAATCTGGACAAACCAAAACCACCAATGAATGACGTCACTCATGGTTTTGGCTTCTTAGGCTTTAGAGGAAGCTTTACTCACCGGTGGTTTTGGTTCCTCCGGGTGAAGGTGTCCCTGCGTGGCTTTCGATCCAGTCCCAGCCGCTGTCACAGTAGGTCCGGATCTGCTCCAGCATGTGCAGCACCCTCATCTCCCGGCGGGCCTGTCCCTCGTCCTGCTGGGAGTAGATGATGTTGTGGAGGGCAGCGCTGGCTCTGGATTTGGCCTCACGGCTGCAGCCCATCGCTGTCCCGCCTGCTGCAGTCTCCCCAGGTCCACTGCTGCCCCCCGGAGCTTCATGCAGGATCTGGACCAGTAGGGGGACGCAGCCGGACTTTCTCATGGCGATGCAGCTGTCCTGAGAGCTGGACAGGGCCAGCAGAGTCCGAGACATCTCCTCCTTATCTCTGTTAGCGAGCATGGAGAGCAGCCAGAATACCATCTCCACCTGAAGAGAGCGTTCAGAGTAACTTTACTCAAGCGCTGGGCTTAAGTGCCATTTTTGAGTTACTTGTtcttcatttgaatatttctatCTTATGCTACTCCACTACGTCTCAAAGGAAAATGTACTTCTTACTCCactacataataataataacacatgaGCTCCactttaccagctgcagcatgaaagtgatgaacacatgaatgcatcagtaattagAATCCAGTGATAtatattattttgaaatgagccattctgcatgagtacttttactttagatACTAATAAATAAGCTGTACTTTGATACTTGTAAttttgtacttctactgcagttttctatgcagcaCTTGTAACAATATTTCTACACTGTAGTATTATTACTTTGACTTGAGTAAATGACCTGAATACTTTACATGTAAGTGCTGATGAACTATTTTTTGGCGGGTGTGATCACTTCatgctgcagaggcagaaaactaCAGACTGACGTGATGTTTTTAACCCTCACCTTGCTGCCTCCGTCTGCAGGAGCGtctgttcctgctgcagcagctgatgactGGTTGTTCTCCGGTTCTCCAGCAGGGGGCTTCTCAGCTCCGGACAGCttcatgcgcacacacgcacacgcacacgcacacacacacacacacacacacaggaagaagaggaggaggatgtaaTATAAGATATGTGTCATTTATACTGTGGTCAGTTTTAAGCCTCTGATTTTCAGTGAGTACTTTCAACCATTTGTTTCTACAAAGTCCTGTGAGTGAAGTTTATTACAGGACGTTATCTTATCGTAGGTCATAATGGAAACATGAACGCtgtgaaatgagtgaaaaagcTCCTGATCTGTTTTAGTCCGCCTGCTTTGTATATTCTCTGTTATTGTTGCTCCACTCGTCGGCTGCAGGTCTGATGGATTACAGCATGGTGAAgtaaaaaggataaaaaatcATTCAGTGGCTCATTTAAAACCCAAACGGCTCATTTAGagactcttttcttttttcttctgtatgtttctgttttctattattattgttcatttgtttttttttatcaacattTTGTTTATATGGTGAGAGCAGCGCAgtcctcattcattcattcattcattcattcagtcatgtgttTTGATGAGTGAATGAACTGAAACCACAGACGTGATTTTGATGTCTAAATTGTCAAATCAACGGACTCGTTTCCTCAGAACTCAACTGAAACGTTCATTTCACTGCCCCCGCCGGCCCCAATGccgcgcccccccccccccccccccccacacacacacacgcagagccctcctctttgtctgcagacacacacatcacacccTGAGGCGTTACCATGGTGACGGGATGGATAAAGGGGGATGAAAGCTTTAAAGGAACTCTCCGAGGATTTCAGTCTGAATCcaaatgaggcagagagagagagagagagagagagagagagagcgtgcgttcgtgcgtgcatgtgtgcgtgcatgcgtgtgtgtgcatgtgtgcgttccTCCTGTTAAACAAAGGAAACctgaatatttttcttcttgtgtgtCTGACAGACTGAATCTGTGGCTCTGATCCAAACCTCCTCCATTAAACACAACCAGCACACACCACCACAAAATGGACGCCGGCGAGAGGAAATGCAGCCCAGGATGAACCGAtcagtttgtgtgttgctgACTATCAGGATTCGCTGCTGGACAGTTAAAGTCGTCCTGTGACTGGACGAATGGAGGATGGTGGCGTGACTCCTCCCTCATCAGATTAATCAcactgatcaacagaaaatcaaacgTTGTGATTGAACCACCAGCAGCTGCCTCTGAGTCCACGTCTCTCTGGACCAGGACCTCCATCTGAGCGGCTCCCTGCTGGTGCATGTTTGGATTTTTACGATCCTTTAAACAGCTGAACCAGCAGCTCCAGttttcacagaggaaacagtggtgaagaagaagaagaagaagaagaagaagaagaagaagaagagtcagtgtttgtgtgaacgaTCCAGAATAATGGAGAGAAATATCtgtttgaaacaaactgaactcTGTTCTCCTCACAGTGTTGACATGAAGGCAGAAGCCTCGTTAAAGCAGATCTGTCTGCTGAGGGACGGACAGGAccaggggacagagaggacgtGTGTCTCTGCgatgtgtgtgaactgaacctTCACTGCAGTCTGTCTGACTGAGCTCTGCTGCGTCTCCTTGTTATTCTCAGAGGAAGGCGAGCAGAGAAAGGACGAAGAGGCTCGCGCTCTTCATCTCAGACACTCACTCCGTGCCAACCCTGCAGCCTggcaacagccaatcacagctcagctctgagACGGCTGAAAAGACCTGGATTCTCTGCATAGTAACGAGCcggagctgaggaggagcaggagggagaggaggaggaggaggctctgcTGAAGCTGAACCTTCATGTACAGCTGATCAGACGAATCCAGTGTAATCTGGGTCACTGTTTCATATTTACAGCCGCAGCGTTAACGAACCACTCAGTGTTATTACTGACTCATCTGCTGAGTGTTTGATGAagagatgaagtgatgaagagatGAAGTGATGAGTCTCAAAAATGTGAATCACATGTTCAACAGTCCAAAGAAACACCTGAGAAAAGCAGCTGATTAAGTTCTATTTGAttaagtaaaagtcctgcatttcaaaatgttactgaagtaaaagtttCTTGATGTTTGGGACGAACTCGATCAAAGGTCACATTCTGTCTCTCGGACACTgttgaaatgtcaaactgtaTCTATGGTAACTGTGTGTAGGCCAACGCTACGCCAGCTAAAAGCTAACAAAGCTGACACCTCGTCCACGTTTAAAGAACGGAGCTACAGTGAAGGTATGAGCGGGTTACTAACAGAGagactgcagctcagtgtgatgcagGCGTCCCTCAAAGCTCTGCTCTCGATCCGCTGCTCATTTCATCTCCACTCAGACGTGAAGGTCAGTGTCCCACCAGAATCCAGATATTCCAGCAGCTTCATTCATGATGTTCATCAGAATTTGATTCTCTGTTTCCAGTCAAGATCTTACCTAATCcacactttcttcttctgttttctcttttaaattTAAGTTTTCAATGAACACGtgaatttctgctgttttttagGTGAACTCTCGTGTCTTATTTTATGAATACAGTTGATTTTATTTCAAACTAAACCTGTTtgtaaaaagctgctttttatgATTCCTTCTGGTTTTGTAGGTCAAAGATCACGTTGAGTTCAGTCTGCTAAATAACTAATGAGCACAGCTGAGatgatttattattaataaagtCCAACAGCACATAGAAAATTTAATGGTTTCAgcgttttcacattttattcaacTGATCTGTTTTAACAGACTTTAACTGTCCCATGAACAATCAGCCATttaacaacagaagaagaagtgaacGGCTCATGGACATTTAAGGAGTTTCAGTATCTCGTTTAACACAAACAATCTGTGAATCTGTTCGTTCGGGTTAGTCGATGAGTCATTCTGGTGGCTGGTTTAACCACTGAAACATTTCTATCAGATAAAACAGATTAGATCTCCTTCGGTGGAGAGGAGGTCAGCTGACAATCTGTCAGTATGATACTATAAAAACTGAGTCACATAACTACAGTGATGAACACAGTCTCTGTGAAAccctgaaaaaaacaacaacaaaaacaaacatgaagcaAATTATCTTCAAACTGCACCTTGAACCAAACTGGAGCCTGAAGCAGGAAATGGTCAAATTGGATTGGATGATGGTGGATATGACCTTCAGAGCCGACTGTGGACAGACGGGAGGCCGAGCGtgcaaacagctggaaaacCACAACTGAGACACATTTTCCAAACGTGTTGCACACGTGAGCAGATGACGCTCCGAAAACCAGAATAATATCAACGTAAACCACGTTTCTAAACGGGACGGCGTTGCAGTCTGAATGTCCAGGTGATTCTACACTGATGGAAACAGAACTAGGATTatcatattccatttctgccttATTACAAACTGTCTTTAAAGCAGAAACATCCACAGAGAAACGACCCCGACTGCAGCACACACCAGCCAATCATCCCATGAGCAGCCGGAGACAAATATGGAGACAAACTGGTTGAACCAGAAACACGTTCAGCTGAAAGAATGTCGAGCTTTCAAACGGACAGACGGGCCGAAGCCACGAcgctctgagctgcagacaaAAGTCAACCTCTGGTTTTTCGtgactttgttgtgttttcaaagGACGGATCAGACAGGAACATGGAGACCGAAGCAGCTGTGAGTACCTGTGAAACGTCCTCACTGATCTGTGTGAACAACTGAAAGCAGATTATCTGATTCACTTTGAACAAGCCTGAACATGAGCTGAGGTGACAAGACAAACACTCACGTTAGAcctgaaagagcagaagaaaaatcCGAATCTGACCAATATTCAAACATTAATCAAACGTTTTACGGTTCCTGCTCCTCCAGTTTGAGCATTTTCTGCTCGTCACTGTTTCACACAATTCAATTATTAGAATTTCTTTCAGggttttgattgttttcagacaaaaaaaaaaaatgtaaaactgcaCTTTGGGAAGTTTGAATTTCTCCAGTTTACATCTGACCGACTGAAAAACTGATCAACAAGCTGAATGTACACTCAtgctgagctaaatgctaacatcagcatgctaacaaggagcaactaaagaactgaagactgaaagaaaatgaaatgttttcactggTATCTTCATTAGGTTACTAATTCTGCTTAATTCCACACGGTGCGATCATACAGGTGTCCAACAATCAGAAGACTCACTGTGTCTAAAAGAGCTTCAAAACACAACTTTATAAAGACCAGACCTCCgaaacaaaagactggaaataaaCAGATCCATTATGAGTCTCGCTGAGGAACCTTCACTGGAACATGACCAGAAAGAACCTGAACTATGTCTCCAAGAGGACAACAAGACGAATGACTCTGACCCAGACGACCAGAAGGTCAAAAACACGAGGAAGAAAGATCTTATGTCACGTCAGAGGGATAAAAGTCCGCTGAGTCTCCTCAAAGAGGACTTCAGCCAGTTTAAGGAAGAAGTGTTCAAAGTGTTCAAGGACAAGGAGACAAAGATGGAGCATGAAGACCGTCCATCAACTCAGGCAGAAAATAAACTCGTCAGCACTACACTTGGTCTTCTGAAAGAAGACTTCAGCCAGTTTAAAGAAGACGTGACCAGTGTCTTCAGTGTCAGCTTGTCCaaggacaaagagacaaagtcCACAGAGAAGACAATGAACCGTCTGAGCTTTCTCAAAGAGGACTTCAGTCAGTTTAAAGATGACCTCTCTAACGTCTTCAGAATTGGTCTTTCAAAGGACAGAGACACTGCGAAGGAAGACTTGTCGAACACCTTCAAGATGAAAGTCTCCAAAGCTGAAAGGACTGACGACCCCTTTAAGAGTCTGTTCAGAAGAGACCAAAAGACTtctcaaaaagcagaaaacagtcaGGGAGTTAAACAGACATGTTTAGAGACAAGCGAGGAACAAAAGGATGATGGCTTTAGGGGAAACCTcccagagcaggaggaggacagtgaggtgGATATAACTGAACGtctctctgaaacacaacaaagcgAGGAGATGACTCCATCTCGGACAGGTAGGTCCCATCATGGCCACCGGAAAACCAAACGTTACCTCGCAGAGCTCTCGGTTTGTCGggaaatgttgattaaatgaattaaaagtgCAGATGAAAGAGATGAAGTGTGAGAATcaagttttttttatcttttatcgAAATTGACAGCCGAGCAGAGATGTGAGAGCGAAGAGGGGAGTGATGACTCGTCTGTGGTGTCTGCAGAAGACAGGACGATACACGAGGAAGACGAGGATCAGCCACCAGAGACTCGTCCCTGGGAGTCTCTGTCCTCTGGGATCAGCCTCTTTACTCTGAGACACTCTAACAAAGAAGTCCTGAGGTGAGTCGAACCACCTGAGAACAGAGTCAGACTGTCAGGTTCAAACTGTTTGATAAAACTTTAGATTTActgtgaaatatgaatgttatgTTTCATGTTCAGCTGCATgatgttgtggttgtttctgcTCCTGCAGGGATCAGCGAGGAGGAGACTCGTGGTCCGTGAAGAACTGTAAGCTCTCACACTGTAGACTTAATATCTTCACATATGTCCCTCTGGGCCTATAATAAACTTTacagtatcatctgcatagagtTCGAACATTTACTGAGTACTACCATAATCACAGGGTTTGGAGCTGAATGTTGAAAACAGAGTCTTTGTGGTTACTAATGTGGATTTTACATCTTTTAATCCAAGATCACAATTTCATTGTTAATATTATCTCTTGTCAACACACCTATTTCAGTTCTATGTAGATATTATTTAGCCATTTTCCACTGTTGGTCTTTCTGAAGGACTGGTTGTCCTGCTCGATACAGATGGTGGTaactgttgttctgtttgttatAATTGTCCTTGCTGTGATGTCATGTCACATCTGAGGGGCCAATCACAATTGACAGCACTGCAGCCAACCGCTGATATCAGCTGTGCTTGGGTTTAGTATGACCTTTACCCTAATTTAGTCCCAGGACCTCATCTCCACA
The Chaetodon auriga isolate fChaAug3 chromosome 3, fChaAug3.hap1, whole genome shotgun sequence DNA segment above includes these coding regions:
- the LOC143318471 gene encoding uncharacterized protein LOC143318471, translating into MSLAEEPSLEHDQKEPELCLQEDNKTNDSDPDDQKVKNTRKKDLMSRQRDKSPLSLLKEDFSQFKEEVFKVFKDKETKMEHEDRPSTQAENKLVSTTLGLLKEDFSQFKEDVTSVFSVSLSKDKETKSTEKTMNRLSFLKEDFSQFKDDLSNVFRIGLSKDRDTAKEDLSNTFKMKVSKAERTDDPFKSLFRRDQKTSQKAENSQGVKQTCLETSEEQKDDGFRGNLPEQEEDSEVDITERLSETQQSEEMTPSRTAEQRCESEEGSDDSSVVSAEDRTIHEEDEDQPPETRPWESLSSGISLFTLRHSNKEVLRDQRGGDSWSVKNFACYLTFDPNTANSELHLTDCNRKVTRVWLEHQPPDHPDRFERCPQVLCREGLLDSVYWEVMWNGGADIGVTYNSVSRGGDPASCLLGHNKWSWSLECSEGSYTPCHDNKRFRSCSPRPFTHRVGVYLDWSAGSLSFYCVSQDSMVLLHTFTSTFTEPLYPGFWVWAYDGSVSLCHVELDWERLLQ